The genomic region TCGCCTTTCTTACCTCCATCTCTACCTTACTTAGTCGCTTCAAAAAATATGTTCATAGTGCACCATTTGTTGTGCTCTTTTGTGGACCACTTGATTCTTTTCGATGTCTATGCCCTTGGCGTTCATACAACTAGACTAAGCTCATAGCATTGGATAAATCTTAAGGATGTTGTAGCTCAAACTCCATGTTATTGCCCTTTTCAACCCATTGATGAAAATTGCAACTTCTTGTTCTTGGGTGAGACTGTTGGCATGTGCTGCTAGTTGTTCAAAGTATCATTGGTAACCTTCCACCGTGCTTGTGTGACGAAGCTTAGATAGCTCTCCTAGTTTGTTGCTTCTGATTGGCAGCTCAAAACACAGGTTGTAGTTGGCTTTGAAATCTTCCTAAGACAATTGTAGTCAGTCCTTCTCTAACTTGAGGAACCACAATTGAGCGTCTCCTTCCAAGTGGAAGGATGCTAACCCTACTTTTTCCTCTGTTAATGTTTGTTGGTGACAAAAGAAGTGTTCGTAGCGACTCAACCATCCTAAGGGATTATAAGAGCCATCATAACGGGAAAAGTTGAGTTTGGAGTATTTTGGCACAAAGTTTCCTCCATCTAGGTTTTCCAATCCCACCCTTTGCTCTTTACGACCACAATTGTTATTCATATTTCCCATTCCCCTACCTTTTAATCATTTTGTAGCTAGGTCATGAAAAAGTTCTTCCAATTGGGTTGTAATGTCATTTTGCCTCCCCTAATTGGCAACCTTGTCCCTTTCTCTTTTGGCCCTATCTCGTGCTCGATCTTCTTGATACATAGCCATGAAGGCTTCGAATTGATGCTGAAGAGTACGAGAGTCTCCCATAACCCCCTACTCTGATACCAGGTTGTTATAGGCCCTTTACTGTGATCTAGTTATAGGACCTTGCAATCTGAAATCTGAAGGCAACTTAGCTTGTAAGTTATGTTTATGAGTTTTCCAACCTTTTTGAcctattttgaaaataaaaaattaaaagctcGTTAAAGAGAACTCTTCGATCtcagaattgaaaatttgattaGAAATAATGCTTGCTTTATTCCTCCACATAACTCCTTTTTTAAACTATATTACAAGCATGATTGATATAACTGACTCTTGTTAAAAAACAACTACCTCTTGTTAAACAGCAACTAACTCCAACTATTTAGGAACATGTAGATAATGTAAAACTACCTCcacaataatttaaaaatagaatGATAGATAACGCAAAATTGATTCcacaataatttaaattagaatGACAATTAACACATTAATTGATAGCTAatcttctctcttctttcttttcccatGTGTGAAATGTTTGTAAACCTGAGCATAGGGAACCACCTTGATTGAGTTAGGCTCATTTAGTTGCTGGTCCTGCTGTTAGGCCTTAACAATTATCTTTGggttgttttttctttttttacatGATTTAGGGAGTATATAATAGGTACTGCTACTAGTTACAAGGTGAATTCCTAAGCGGTCTTTAGGATTGGAACTGGTCTATTTTTGTAAGACCTTAATGACGTTGCCGATTGCAACAACTATATGTACagtctttttaattattaatacaaTTAGAgcgtttcaaaataaaaattacaatcTTTAGTTTGAATAATTCTGATTGCCAATTATATGGAGCAATCTTTATCCATTTATATACTagacacaaaaaaaaaaaactctaaaatGAATATGTCTGAGATCATTCTTGAGGATCTCTCTATACAATTGTGTATCTAAATTCATATTATATCATGActaattttatattgaaattttacttaatctaattttatttaatttcttaaattaattaattttttttattttttaattaaaataatgtgTATTGACACTTTACAACTAACttctaaaatgaaaatattgtaAACGATGgttatttctttattaattagaCTAATGAATCTTTTTACTATAATCATATTCTTCATACATTTTATGTAATGGAATagacaattaattttatatattatttaacgGTGGACAGCCCAAGGAAAATTTTTCtgaaatattttcctttaaaagtTCAATAATATGCCTAACACCTTCCTTTTTGCTGAGGTATCTATTCATCCTTTGACCCATAAATAACTCGCCAATTAAAATGGGGAGGCTCAGAAGAATTACACCCTTAAAGTGGCTGTGACAAGTCCCTTTTTTTCGCCTATTGAAGATTATAACGAGCAGCTAGTTATTAATGTTATTCACTTTTAACGCTTTGAGATGTTActtttcaatataataatgtttatttaacgcataatttctttttctgtttaaTTGCGGGGGGCGGCGGTGATCTGAGGGGATGGATGGGAATCGGTTAAATGGTGACGTCCAAGGCAAATAATGCaagttaaaaagaataaaaagaaaaaaaaaataaaacggGAGGGAGAGACACAGAGAGATTCAAAATATGACAGACAAAGAGTTACAATGATGATGTATGAATtcaattgaattaaatttctACGTATATTATTTAGGGAGGAGGTAGCTAGGGACAGAATAGAATAGTAGTCAAAACGTTTAGTAGCAATACATATGAGGAAAGGGTTTATATATGTAAGCTGATGAGGCGCAGTGAGGTGGGCAGCCGCTCTGGGAGTACCTCGTCACCGTTATTAACTGCTACCAGATATAATTACTTCCCTTTTGCGAAGACGGCTCAGATAGTGTAAGGCGGAGGCTTGGGCAAGTTCGTGACCACGCCACAGAGCGGGGCATTGTCAGGGATGTTGTACTCGTCCCTGAGGGAGCGCACCGGGGACGCGACACTGGCGTAGAGCTGTTGGCCCAGGTATGTCCTCTCCCAAATCTCAGACCTGATGTTCCACATGCCAGCGTTGTCGAACGTCAGAAGGATGGCAGCCCAGGACTTGGGGAAAACCTGGATGGTGTGCCTGCTAACGGCGTCTAGAAGATTGTAGTTCCTTCTTTTCTCGGGGGTCCATCTGCCTGGCTCAATGCTGTAGGCaatataatttctttgttaACCGGTGCATTAATTGATCATTAGTTAAcgaaattaattcataaaatgTTCGAAGTAAATTCTTCCAGTTCCAGAGTTGGACCAAACTTACGCGACGGCAAAGAATGAATATCCATCCAAGTGATATGACTGGATGCTTTTCTCGTGGTTCTCCAAAATTATCTCCACGAAGTTACGGAATGTCATGTTGAGGACGTTCGGTTGCACAGTGACACCTGTGATCTTAGCTGGTGGTTCGTCCCCGATCACGTCGTACTTGAAGACCTTGTTGGCAACATTATAATACTCCGCAAGCTTCAGCGGGGTGGGTGGGTTGATATGGGAGACGCCATTGATGCCGTACCGGAGCTTCCCACCGGCCCTGCTAGCAGTGTTGACTAACTTGATAGTGCGCGTGATGTTAATAGCACCATAATGGTAAGAGCCTTGAGGATTTGGCCTCGCAGCACTGGCCGTGAGATTCCAACGGAAGGTGCGGAACTGGTTCAGGGACCAAGCCCAACCAACAGGGGCGGGAGGAAGCTTAGGTGAGGCAGCTGCTCCCTTGCCATTGGTGTAGCGAATGATGCCTGTGGCAGTGAGCACGTTCTTTGTAAATCGGGTGGATGCGACCATAAAGTAGTCCTTAGGGCCTTGGTCGGCAGTAACAAGGACCGCAAAGCACTGCCCAACATGCACATCCAGGGACTCGTACACGTTTTGTACGGTGTGGGAACCCTCCATCTCCACAAGTTTCATCCTGTGTCCTTGGATCCTGAAGTTGAGGGAGTTCTTCAGTCCAACGTTGCAGATCCTGTATTTGTACGTTTTGCCAGGCTTCATGGTGAAGAGAGGCTTGTCCTTGCCATTACCCTTGGCTACTTTACCATTGATGAGGACACCGTCTGGCCTTCCCAAGGAACGACCGCTGTCCAAGAACTTCTTGAGCATGGTGTGGCTCTTGGTATACCAATCGCCAATGAGGACAGTGTAGTCATCTTCGGGATCAGAATAAGGGACAGGGATGAGGAGACGGCTGTTTACTCGAAGACCACCAAAACCACCAGCTGCCCTGTGCATAGCCGTGGAGGGGTAGTAGATGTAGCTCCCAATCTGGTCCTTGACTTGGAAGTGGTACGTGTAGTTCTTCCCCGGGGGAATGGGACAATTCGTTCCAAGCACTCCATCTTGCCAGGAGTTTTTCCTGTGTTGTATGCCGCTCCTGCCATGCgtttaaaagggaaaaaaatatatgaaaggatcgttaattaatcaaatcaaagtaTACGCTACTACTAGTTCACaagaacatatatatatatatatatatatatatatatatatattgtgtaAATATGTACCATGTCAAAAGGAATGGCTCATCCAGGTTATTGAAGACATTGATAACAATGTTATTGTTGGTTGTAGACTTGATGTTGGGTCCTGGGAATTGACCATTTATGAGAATGGCTTGCTGAGGAACTCCCAATGGAGAGATGGTGCCGTAGGTGACGTTCCATGTGAAGAACAAGTACGGATCTTCACCGCGGACCTCAGAGATAAATGCTCCAGCTGAGAAGCACAAAAAAAGCATCAATATCACCCCGCCCATCTCTCTTACTGTCGCTAGATATCGATCTAGCGGCTACCTActgttttttttaatgtaataaATAACCCTTTCCTACGACCTGATCGCTATCTTCTTCCCTCTATCTATCTGTCCCTGTTGGAAGAAGATGCTTTGCTTCTTCTACCGTCCTAAGACCTCTCGCCACTATCTCCCCTTTTATACATGAGTTGAGTGTATGCACACCGTTCACCATCCGTTAATTCCTCTCAGCCCTCTCTTCGTTTTCTCCCTCAGATGTCGCCTCTCCTCTCGTTTCTTCCGACCTAAATTTTCATCGTATTGCTATTCTCACCTCCTATTTTAACGCCTTTAATTCTTCACTagttttttttcctattttttattgtatattatatatttaagaatAACTATTTACCATATTAAGCAGTAGAAACAGTTCGAGTAAAAACAGcgttaataaaattaaaaaaatacaaaaaaagatCGTAACTCGCTCCTGCCTTTCCAAAATTAGCTTCTCCTTTTTAGAGTCCGTTAGGTACGACCGAGCGCTGTGGTTGGCACCATGACCCCTATCATGCCGCAGGTGTGTCATTCGTGAGATCTGCGTGGCGTGGTTGGCTCATTTTAACCGCACTGCTGCTGCGGTTGGAACTCCAAGAGCACCGTGGGCAACAGCTTTCATTTGGCTAATGCCACTGGACCTCCTTAATCATTATTATGATATAGTGCAGGGAAAAATATGCGCCTGCACAATAGTTTTATTTCCATTCTCTAttctgttttatttttgagaCAAAGgtactttcttatttttttttctttaatgtaataaaatatataaataaataaataaataataaacagctacaatattataaataaataaataaataaataaatacatacatacatacataaaaattatatatatttatattaatggATATATGAAGTAAACACAAAATTGTTTCAATAACCATGAAATCTATTTATTGAGTAAATAGAcaatacataaataaaaattacaaacataaataaacaatTATAGTAGTTATCTGTCAACCAAAAGAGATTTGTGGgtaatatttaaaacaaaagttaGAAGTAAATTTCACCTTTCTAGTAGTagatgtcacagcccaaatctcaggccatgaccggtgcatagatccaatgggcatagcgcactaagcccaagcaagtctttttttttttttttgcaatcccaatcaCCATTCTCaaccatcatttttaaaactacatattacaattctcaattataaatatttcagtaacgtTTTATAGCAatccaatattcacatttgtattatgctaacataatatcactcatttgccaccttaTAGTGGCATCactaatcaaatatacatatttgatttttaacatgaatcttagtggtcttcattacttatacatgtacaaaagaataaaactcTTGACCGTcaacggagtgactctaggtgaagatacagctactgagttgccatagtacctaccaaaaagATGAGCATACGTGGACCGCTCAAtttaggtcccaactgcctctgaatctaaaaacatgaagtttaaaaacatgagtataaactcagtgagtgaacataagaagggaacaagcaattgatagaaagaatttggaaatcatgatgcacttgtttcaaaaacaatgcaattgatttaatttcttactaaaaaacccctcatttcaaactttgatcactaacctcatagtgttgcaaaacccatgatcaatccatgaagttaaatgggtgaaaaataggtcaaaatcaagcaaggtagcaagaatggcagcaagtttctcgctgcagtgaagtTCATTCTCGCCGCAGCGAGATTTAGGCagccaaaacagaaagtttctcgctatagcgagaaatagtgttagtttgcatgtatttcagtttttctagaATATCTCCCgttacagaagtccaattgacctgatttttaaaccattagaaagctaagagatagggttacaactttgatgtttaccacttttccaaGTTCGAACgagaaggtggtcaaaatctccATTGAAATGAAAACACTGCATTAGAACtcgaaagtttctcactgcagcgatatttatttttgctgTAGTGAGATTTtcctcactgcagtgagaaacaagGTTGGCTTATGCCCCCACCACCCGGGAGTctctcgctgtagtgaaagtgcattctcgctgcaactaGATTCAGGGGAGATAATAATTAAGGGatttttcacatgccacacaatccattcctaccatattgcacatcaaagtgaacacattgacaataatcaagtttctcattattcatttcgaccacatattataatcataaacttgctatcacatatacatatataaacatatataaacatatataaacacatgCACCATCCCGCTTCATTCATCGTCATAGCCAGGTCATCATCATAATCGGCTTATGCACATTCCCTACTCGtacatagtcgggtcagcattggcttatgcgcactcccacttgcacatagccgggtcagcatcggcttatgcgcacttctactcgcacatagctgggtcagcaTCGACGTATGCGCATTCCTACTCGaacatagccgggtcaatatcattacataACATTATTcgtcaatgcacaacatatattcgtatatatatatatatatatatatatatatatatatcaacataatagaGGAGCACATAGGTTCGtcattttacacatttcacattttcacaataccaaaatattttttttcaagggcttgttccccgacacacattttgaaagaaaagttggaataaatcattcaatgtTTCATACCAAAACAATTATATCTCCTAAAACGATTTTGAAatacaagttcactcaccggtcttgttgattcttttgcttgactctaacctcaactaatggttcaaatgggcaggtgaggccttgttggaacctatacacacacaacatcacaaccaaactaaattggcattaatataattctaaaagctatttcttaaCTCAAGTTcagctagttattcctaactagctttcaatcaCCATTAGGTGGCTATTTATTTCCCTACTTTAGTCaccttaaaaatgaataacaatctcaacaatagattaactcaccactctaatcatcaaccattatcaacaacttgaaaatttaacctaattcattactcaccttggtggtttttttgtagttgaattccttttcaaaagcttccaagctactatggcaagtctctctttctctctctaaaactttcatctagtgagagaaagtgctgaataaagacttttgagggttttaaggtgggagagtgaaagagcataaaaagttttatgaaaaagtgctccAATGCATGAAacttgaagctagagagagaaggttaaggaagctttaagggaggctcccatggaggatgaatatgagacctcaacctctataggttTGTAattaagcatagatgtaataacacgggctaggggtagtttcgtcatttcctctaaTAAGCTGCCAGgaaaaagttttatgatattttaaggtctaaataggcataataaggtattttgggtgtCATGGAGACAATAGGAGGCaggagaaaatttttagaataaaataatattttattaaaaaaataatattaaaatattaatattttattcagtatcaagatttttcatgaagaaggagtaaatggtcaatctaagtgggagagaagaagaatgaaagaattttgaagaaaaaaatgatgttagTAGGGCCatgtgtctttattaagtagataaatattttaaatattatgggaacatcgcgttggagtacaaacttcatactttgtttgtacatgtgtagaagaaggtaatagaaggaaattggagttaaatgggTGTTGGAAGTACTAAATTAAAAcgaaaggaaacaaaaagggtaaaatggtcattttgcaccccgagtcaaaattttaagttttcgtgaacccgagtagtttagatcattgtggaccttgttctagtgtcaaaagaataaaaagattgcacaaaggattggagaagaaaaagttaacttgctaaagggcattttcataattttcaaggggattggataagcttgggctataaatatcttgcttccagcagcttctcacattttttccagcagctgttctctttttcttcttctccttttcacgttgcttccatcctccatggaagcttgatatcaAAGCTTTATAACCTCTATCAAAATAgcttaaattttcatgttttggtgcacccttttTAGAAACTATGTGCTCTTTCATTCTCTCACTTTCAAACCCTTgaaaatcttgtttccatactttctctcactagctaggtgtttagagagagaaagagagaaaaagccctataatagcttgggaattgttggaaagaatttcaaagttacaaaaCTATCAAGGTAAATAGTAAATTAGCATTGGGTTTTAAGTGTTGATAATGTTTAGTGATTGATTTGTGggtttattgttgagattgtgtaTTGACTCTATTGTTACTAGGATAGTGggaatagatagccatttaaaatggcaattgaaagctagctaaggggtagcttttagggtttataagtatgaattgacattatggtgatgttaatttgatggtaggttccaacgaagccccattaTCCCAAGTGGACCATTAAGGAGGTTAGAGTTGGATAAAGGCTCAACTactaccggtgagtgaactgcatttcaaaatcattttgggaatgtgactgttttgtacaaagcatttgaatgattttatacaactttatcttaaaacaagtgccttaGGAATaagcttttgctaaatggttttatgttgtgatatgtgattgttattgattcatgcaccatttcattatgatgatatatatatatgttgtgcatgatagttGATACTGTGTATGATGACTATAACCGtttgtgtgcacgatgtggggggatgcacatgccggtgatgatggtggtgtgggagatggatgatgatagtgcccgtgtgcatgatgtggggggatgtacacgatggcactaattgtgtacgatgtggggggatgcacatgatggcgtcggctatgtgcacgatgtggggggatgtacatgagccgggtgtgattatgcTGATATTGGTGTTATCtatgcatttatatatatacatctatgtttatgaaataaaagttcatgagtatggtatgTGGTTTTGCatatgtgaatcttgcatgttgaactttgaaaGTTGCTAAGTATTGTCAAATTGGTGTTCATTGCAACAAGGAATTTGGCTGTAGCgaaatggattctcgctgtCTCTAGAAACTCTCGGTGGTGGTGCAGTGCTGTCACTTTGATAGcaattttgaccacctttcgaTCAGAACTGGGCACAGTGGTAAACACTAAAGTCGTATCCctacctcttatctttctaatgaccTAACaagcatgtcaattggactcatgtagtggaagatatgcttgaaaaactgaaCCGTATGCAAACCGAGAATGccttttgctgcagcgagaaacgtGATGTCACGTTGGTACATTGTTCGGGTTCTGATATAATTTCCTTCACTGCCTTATCTTCATGATTGAGAATGGGTCTTTGCAATACTAGGAGTCCACTGATCAATGTCCAAAACAAGGgggtttaagaaagaaattaaaccaaattgcattgttttcaaaacaagtgcatcatgatttccaaattcttccttataaattgcttgttcccttccttgttcactcactaggtttatactcaccgttttcaacttcatgttttcagatcatgaGACAACTGGTAGCTAGGTCAAGGTGTCTTCATACATTCGACCCTTGGTAAGTGTCTTGGCATTTAGTAGCTGTATATTCGTCCGAGTTTCTCCTttggaagtcgagtactcttttttttttgcagtgTATAGATAAACccaatgaaaattattaagcCATATGtttagacaatgtatgtatatatcaaTGAGTATGCCATTATAAGATGGTAATaactatcactattttgatttaaagttatgaaatgtgacttagcaatattGGATGGGATAATGAGCAAGATAATaggtaggcttgcttgggcttagtggactacgtccattgggcccttgcatccgtcatggcccagaatttgggttgtgacagaCTTGGTGTCAGAGCCTAAGGTTGTATAGGTCCTAGGACTTCCTTTGTTGGTCCAACGAAGATTCGGGTCTTTATGTGGAAACTTCAATTGTAAAGTGTGAACCGCGACGCATTTTATGACTAAGGGACCACATAaattccctatcttagaaaccacatTTTGCCttaaatatgattataaatgtgtttaataacgagtgtttgctcttgtctaggtaagaatgtcGCCTACGACATGAGTTGCCTCAAGAGAGATGGGAAAGCAATATGCCCCTAATGAGATGACAGATAGGCCACAGGCATCCACCCTGAGGGGCTGGGGTAGACGTGGCAGGGCCAATAGGCAAGTGAGGGCGGATACTCTTGTGAGTAGATGAGAGAGGGGACAGTCCTCGAGCGAAGTGGATAGATAGCCCACTGGGGGCATTACCATTGAGGACTTGGCAACAGACCTGCAGGGAGTTAATcgggttgtagagatgatggcaGCCCATATGGATGATATACAGAAGGTGGTAGAGGGGAGAcctacagtacaagaatcccCTAGCTCCCAAGGACAGGCCGATCGCCAACATCATGAGGTTGAGAGAGGACCCTTAGAGATTTCTCTTCCTGATTTTCTTAAGCTCAACCTCTGTCATTTTCAGGGTCTGATGCATCGGAGAAGCCCCAAATCTTCttagataagatggagaaaatatgTAAAGCTTTGGGATGCTTTAGTGTCTGATCAATTGAGCTAGTCGCCTTCTAATTAGAGGATGTGGCGCAAGAGTGGTATAACTCCTTATGTAGAGGCAGATCGACAGATGCAGAATCTTTGACTTGGAGTGAGTTCAGTACAGCCTTTCTGGATCGATTTCTATCACTCAGTGTACGTAATGCTAGAGCTAGAGAGTTTGAGACTTTGATGCAGACTTCGAGTATGACGGTGTCAGAATACGACATCAAATTCACGCAGTTGGCTCGATATGCTCCCTACCTTGTTTCTACCGAAgagatgaagattcagaggtttgtggatgggttAGTGGAGCCGTTGTTTAGGGCTGTGGCATCTTGAGATTTCAATACCTATTCCACAGCAGTGGATTGTGCTCAGCGGATTGAGATGAGGACCAGTGGGAGTAGGGCTGTGAGAGATAAAGCAAAAAGGGCTAAGACAGAGGGTTATCAAGGCCATAAAGATTTCAGCAGTGGCATGTCATCTTTTAACTGTCAAGGTCCACAAAAGGGCTTACGATTGCCCCAAAGGGGGAGTGACTCGCTTGGTGCTAATATTGGGGTGGGACAAAGAACCTTCAGTTTTAGTAGGCAACAAAATTCTAGACAAGGTAGTCAAGTCACCCACCCTTGTGATACTTGTGGGAGACGACATAGTGGACGATGCTTCCGTAATGAGAGAGTTTGTTTTGGGTGTGGTCAACCTGGACGCATTAAGAGGAATTGTCTGATGGCACATCAATCACCAGATTTTGTTTGTGGCTCCACCCAGTTAGCTTTGTCTGCTCCTTCAATTGTTGCCTTATCTGGTCGGGAGGCTAGTGGATCTAGAGGTAGAGGCGCTGGCACTTCTTCTCAGGCAGGCCATCGGGGTCTGGACGTTAGAGTTCTGCCAGTAGGGGTCAAGcaagggtgtttgctttaacactGTAAGAGGCCCAAACATCTAATACAGTGGTCTCATATACTCTTTCCgtttgtaatatgaatgctcaaGTTTTGTTTGATCCTGGTGTTATCCACTCTTTTgtctctccatgttttgcatcgCGTTTGGGTAAAGATCATGTTAGGAAAGAAGAACAATTAGTagtgtctactcctttaaaggaggtatTTGTGGCTGAGTGGGAATATGAGTCTTGTGTAGTACGAGTTAAGGACAAAGACACTTTAGTGAATctagtggtgttagacaccttcGACTTTGACGTGATTTTAGGAATGGATTGGCTATCACCCTGCCATGCCAGTGTGGATTGTTATCACAAATTGGTGAGATTTGATTTTCTCGGTGAACCCTCATTCAGTATTTAGGGGGATAGaagtaatgctccaaccaatttgatatcggcCATGATTACCAATAGGTTATTGAGGCAGGGTTGTTTAGGATACTTGGCTATTGTAAGGGATGCTCAGGTGAAGGTTGGAGATATAAGCCAAGTATCGGTGG from Theobroma cacao cultivar B97-61/B2 chromosome 9, Criollo_cocoa_genome_V2, whole genome shotgun sequence harbors:
- the LOC18589565 gene encoding L-ascorbate oxidase homolog, which codes for MGGVILMLFLCFSAGAFISEVRGEDPYLFFTWNVTYGTISPLGVPQQAILINGQFPGPNIKSTTNNNIVINVFNNLDEPFLLTWSGIQHRKNSWQDGVLGTNCPIPPGKNYTYHFQVKDQIGSYIYYPSTAMHRAAGGFGGLRVNSRLLIPVPYSDPEDDYTVLIGDWYTKSHTMLKKFLDSGRSLGRPDGVLINGKVAKGNGKDKPLFTMKPGKTYKYRICNVGLKNSLNFRIQGHRMKLVEMEGSHTVQNVYESLDVHVGQCFAVLVTADQGPKDYFMVASTRFTKNVLTATGIIRYTNGKGAAASPKLPPAPVGWAWSLNQFRTFRWNLTASAARPNPQGSYHYGAINITRTIKLVNTASRAGGKLRYGINGVSHINPPTPLKLAEYYNVANKVFKYDVIGDEPPAKITGVTVQPNVLNMTFRNFVEIILENHEKSIQSYHLDGYSFFAVAIEPGRWTPEKRRNYNLLDAVSRHTIQVFPKSWAAILLTFDNAGMWNIRSEIWERTYLGQQLYASVASPVRSLRDEYNIPDNAPLCGVVTNLPKPPPYTI